In Oryza brachyantha chromosome 1, ObraRS2, whole genome shotgun sequence, the following are encoded in one genomic region:
- the LOC102722452 gene encoding origin of replication complex subunit 4 isoform X2, giving the protein MAAATSVASRAQAVLRGRLCDQAVVHAALRSSPDTNYSKLKYLVASSVSEACNNSVLLLGPRGCGKAAVVDMVLDDLRKEHPDAISVIRLNGMLHTDDNCAMKEIVRQLCLEHQLSFSKMASSDDNTEFMIDMLRECGLAHKTIIFVLEEFDLFAQGKQRLLYSLLDAMQSLTSQAVVIGVSCRLDADQLLEKRVRSRFSHRKLLFVPSSVDSLRRLMEQLLTLPEDSPLLTKYIMEYNARVTSIFNDKKFKGVLNSLTDADATTSHILRFLVVSYMDMDSGLLSMQSFMNALSSMQRQPKMDSLQDLSILELYILVCMNRLEDKEHSSYNFINIMKEYKSVQDAYKTSDKYSHTVCFRAFEHLLDRELISFVDNKGRNQTLEYRPVKLLVSSRELAQSLKLNTTCPAVLQKLLDRERIM; this is encoded by the exons ATGGCGGCGGCTACCTCCGTGGCAAGTCGAGCGCAGGCCGTGCTCCGCGGCAGGCTCTGCGACCAGGCCGTCGTCCACGCCGCCCTCAGGTCCTCACCGGACACCAACTACAG TAAGCTGAAGTACCTCGTCGCCAGCTCCGTCTCCGAGGCCTGCAACAACTCCGTCCTGCTTCTTGGCCCCCGCGGCTGCGGAAAAGCCGCG GTGGTCGACATGGTTCTAGATGATCTGAGAAAGGAGCATCCTGACGCAATATCTGTG ATAAGACTGAATGGGATGCTACATACCGATGATAACTGTGCCATGAAG GAAATTGTGAGGCAGCTTTGTTTGGAGCATCAATTATCATTTTCCAAAATG GCTTCTTCAGATGACAACACTGAATTCATGATTGACATGTTACG GGAGTGTGGACTAGCTCACAAGACGATAATTTTTGTCCTAGAAGAGTTTGACCTTTTTGCTCAG GGGAAGCAGAGGTTACTCTATAGCTTACTTGATGCAATGCAGTCTCTCACCTCACAAGCTGTTGTTATCGGTGTGAGTTGCCGATTG GATGCAGATCAACTCCTGGAAAAAAGGGTTAGGTCCCGGTTCTCTCATAGAAAGCTTCTGTTTGTTCCTTCTTCAGTCGATAGCTTACGGAG ATTAATGGAGCAATTGCTAACCCTTCCCGAAGATTCTCCCTTACTGACGAAGTATATCATGGAGTATAATGCACGGGTAACT AGCATTTTTAATGACAAAAAGTTCAAAGGAGTTCTCAACTCCCTCACGGATGCCGACGCAACAACGAGCCACATCCTTAGATTTCT AGTGGTGTCATACATGGACATGGATTCTGGACTTCTGTCAATGCAAAGCTTCATGAATGCGCTATCTTCCATGCAGAGGCAGCCTAAGATGGACAGTCTGCAAG ATCTCTCCATTTTGGAATTGTACATTCTTGTCTGCATGAATAGGCTAGAAGATAAGGAGCACAGTTCATACAACTTCATCAATATAATGAAAG AGTACAAATCTGTACAGGATGCCTACAAAACTTCTGATAAATATTCACACACCGTTTGTTTTAGA GCTTTTGAGCATCTTTTGGATCGTGAGTTGATTAGCTTTGTAGACAACAAAGGGAGAAATCAGACGCTTGAATATCGTCCTGTCAAACTTCTGGTATCTTCTCGTGAGCTAGCCCAGTCCTTGAAGTTGAACACAACCTGCCCT GCTGTTTTGCAGAAGCTGCTTGACCGTGAAAGAATCATGTAA
- the LOC102722731 gene encoding CDP-diacylglycerol--serine O-phosphatidyltransferase 2-like isoform X1 has translation MPAVRPSREGDGCNEDQTDGGVEEYDPWTAWLYKPRTVSVLLVGACLLVWASRVFDPEVTSSPDKVIPIKRGVWAMIAVFLAYCTLQAPSTILIRPHPAVWRLVHGMAVVYLVALTFLLFQNRDDARQFMKHLHPGLGVGSIFMHRFMRKKLTVSSLGTYILSIYLYQNAELPERSYGSDCRLYVPENPTNRFINIQETLFDEFVSAHVLGWWGKAVMIRNQLLLWVMSVGFELMELTFRHMLPNFNECWWDSIVLDIMICNWFGIWAGMQTVSYFDGKTYEWVGLSRQPSIMGKVKRSLCQFTPAKWDKDQWHPFMEPRRFIQVFCLCVGFMTVELNTFFLKFCLWIPPRNPLVVYRLILWWLIAIPAIREYNTYLQDSKPVKKVGAFCWLSLAICMVELLICMKFGNGLFQDPTPTWLITFWVSAGISLVLFLLEWSRRNHLSFLRKKL, from the exons ATGCCAGCGGTGAGGCCGAGCCGTGAAGGTGATGGCTGCAATGAGGATCAGacggacggcggcgtggaggaaTACGACCCGTGGACGGCTTGGCTTTACAAGCCACGCACGGTCTCAGTTCTGCTCGTCGGTGCATGCCTACTTGT CTGGGCAAGTAGGGTGTTTGATCCAGAGGTTACAAGCTCTCCTGATAAGGTCATACCTATTAAAAG GGGTGTCTGGGCTATGATTGCAGTTTTTCTAGCATATTGCACTCTACAGGCACCTTCAAC GATACTTATTAGGCCCCATCCTGCTGTGTGGCGTTTGGTGCATGGCATGGCTGTTGTGTACCTTGTTGCTCtcacttttcttcttttccag AACCGTGATGATGCCAGGCAGTTTATGAAGCATCTCCACCCTGGTCTCGGAGTTGGTAGTATATTTATGCATAGATTCATGCGGAAAAAATTAACGGTATCATCTCTAGGTACATATATTCtgagcatttatttatatcaaaatgcAGAATTACCAGAGAGATCATATGGATCTGACTGCCGTTTGTATGTTCCGGAAAACCCTACCAACAggtttataaatattcaa GAGACATTATTTGATGAATTTGTTAGTGCCCATGTCTTGGGTTGGTGGGGTAAGGCAGTAATGATACGGAATCAACTTCTCCTATGGGTCATGTCAGTTGGTTTTGAGCTCATGGAG CTTACATTTAGACACATGCTGCCAAATTTTAATGAGTGTTGGTGGGACAGTATTGTATTGGATATCATGATCTGTAATTGGTTTG GTATTTGGGCGGGGATGCAAACAGTCAGTTACTTTGATGGCAAAACATATGAATGGGTTGGATTGAGCCGTCAGCCAAGCATTATGGGTAAG GTAAAAAGGTCACTATGTCAATTCACACCCGCCAAATGGGATAAGGATCAATGGCATCCTTTCATGGAGCCAAGGAGATTCATCCAAGTGTTTTGTCTCTGCGTCGGTTTCATGACAGTGGAGCTTAACACCTTTTTCCTGAAATTTTGTCTCTGGATTCCTCCCAGGAATCCCTTGGTTGTGTATAGGCTGATCCTTTGGTGGTTAATTGCTATCCCGGCAATTCGCGAGTACAACACCTACTTGCAAGACAG CAAACCAGTGAAGAAGGTGGGAGCTTTTTGTTGGCTGTCATTAGCTATATGCATGGTAGAGCTTCTTATATGCATGAAGTTTGGAAACG GTTTGTTTCAAGATCCAACGCCCACTTGGTTGATAACTTTTTGGGTTTCTGCGGGGATTTCTCTCGTGCTTTTCTTGCTGGAATGGTCACGAAGGAATCACTTATCTTTCTTGAGAAAGAAGCTGTAA
- the LOC102722731 gene encoding CDP-diacylglycerol--serine O-phosphatidyltransferase 2-like isoform X2, with protein sequence MPAVRPSREGDGCNEDQTDGGVEEYDPWTAWLYKPRTVSVLLVGACLLVWASRVFDPEVTSSPDKVIPIKRGVWAMIAVFLAYCTLQAPSTILIRPHPAVWRLVHGMAVVYLVALTFLLFQNRDDARQFMKHLHPGLGVELPERSYGSDCRLYVPENPTNRFINIQETLFDEFVSAHVLGWWGKAVMIRNQLLLWVMSVGFELMELTFRHMLPNFNECWWDSIVLDIMICNWFGIWAGMQTVSYFDGKTYEWVGLSRQPSIMGKVKRSLCQFTPAKWDKDQWHPFMEPRRFIQVFCLCVGFMTVELNTFFLKFCLWIPPRNPLVVYRLILWWLIAIPAIREYNTYLQDSKPVKKVGAFCWLSLAICMVELLICMKFGNGLFQDPTPTWLITFWVSAGISLVLFLLEWSRRNHLSFLRKKL encoded by the exons ATGCCAGCGGTGAGGCCGAGCCGTGAAGGTGATGGCTGCAATGAGGATCAGacggacggcggcgtggaggaaTACGACCCGTGGACGGCTTGGCTTTACAAGCCACGCACGGTCTCAGTTCTGCTCGTCGGTGCATGCCTACTTGT CTGGGCAAGTAGGGTGTTTGATCCAGAGGTTACAAGCTCTCCTGATAAGGTCATACCTATTAAAAG GGGTGTCTGGGCTATGATTGCAGTTTTTCTAGCATATTGCACTCTACAGGCACCTTCAAC GATACTTATTAGGCCCCATCCTGCTGTGTGGCGTTTGGTGCATGGCATGGCTGTTGTGTACCTTGTTGCTCtcacttttcttcttttccag AACCGTGATGATGCCAGGCAGTTTATGAAGCATCTCCACCCTGGTCTCGGAGTTG AATTACCAGAGAGATCATATGGATCTGACTGCCGTTTGTATGTTCCGGAAAACCCTACCAACAggtttataaatattcaa GAGACATTATTTGATGAATTTGTTAGTGCCCATGTCTTGGGTTGGTGGGGTAAGGCAGTAATGATACGGAATCAACTTCTCCTATGGGTCATGTCAGTTGGTTTTGAGCTCATGGAG CTTACATTTAGACACATGCTGCCAAATTTTAATGAGTGTTGGTGGGACAGTATTGTATTGGATATCATGATCTGTAATTGGTTTG GTATTTGGGCGGGGATGCAAACAGTCAGTTACTTTGATGGCAAAACATATGAATGGGTTGGATTGAGCCGTCAGCCAAGCATTATGGGTAAG GTAAAAAGGTCACTATGTCAATTCACACCCGCCAAATGGGATAAGGATCAATGGCATCCTTTCATGGAGCCAAGGAGATTCATCCAAGTGTTTTGTCTCTGCGTCGGTTTCATGACAGTGGAGCTTAACACCTTTTTCCTGAAATTTTGTCTCTGGATTCCTCCCAGGAATCCCTTGGTTGTGTATAGGCTGATCCTTTGGTGGTTAATTGCTATCCCGGCAATTCGCGAGTACAACACCTACTTGCAAGACAG CAAACCAGTGAAGAAGGTGGGAGCTTTTTGTTGGCTGTCATTAGCTATATGCATGGTAGAGCTTCTTATATGCATGAAGTTTGGAAACG GTTTGTTTCAAGATCCAACGCCCACTTGGTTGATAACTTTTTGGGTTTCTGCGGGGATTTCTCTCGTGCTTTTCTTGCTGGAATGGTCACGAAGGAATCACTTATCTTTCTTGAGAAAGAAGCTGTAA
- the LOC102710537 gene encoding ER membrane protein complex subunit 6, with protein sequence MAAAATGGGISADVPILHSENLTSNVKSIYYSRTFLSIISGVVAGIWGFTGLMGFVFYLLVMMVASLGLLVKAKFSIHTYFDSWNRILIEGVFGGLMSFVLFWTFAYDIVHIF encoded by the exons atggcagcggcggcgaccggcggcgggaTCTCCGCTGACGTCCCCATCCTCCACTCGGAGAACCTCACCAGCAACGTCAAATCCATCTACTACAG TCGGACATTTTTGTCAATCATCAGTGGAGTTGTTGCCGGAATCTGGGGATTCACAGGTTTGATGGGGTTTGTGTTCTACCTTCTTGTAATGATGGTGGCATCTCTCGGGCTTTTGGTGAAGGCCAAGTTTTCAATCCATACCTACTTCGACAGTTGGAACAGGATTTTGATTGAAGGAGTTTTTGGTGGCCTTATG TCTTTTGTGCTGTTTTGGAC GTTTGCCTATGATATTGTGCACATCTTCTGA
- the LOC102722452 gene encoding origin of replication complex subunit 4 isoform X1, with product MAAATSVASRAQAVLRGRLCDQAVVHAALRSSPDTNYSKLKYLVASSVSEACNNSVLLLGPRGCGKAAVVDMVLDDLRKEHPDAISVIRLNGMLHTDDNCAMKEIVRQLCLEHQLSFSKMASSDDNTEFMIDMLRECGLAHKTIIFVLEEFDLFAQGKQRLLYSLLDAMQSLTSQAVVIGVSCRLDADQLLEKRVRSRFSHRKLLFVPSSVDSLRRLMEQLLTLPEDSPLLTKYIMEYNARVTSIFNDKKFKGVLNSLTDADATTSHILRFLFRVVSYMDMDSGLLSMQSFMNALSSMQRQPKMDSLQDLSILELYILVCMNRLEDKEHSSYNFINIMKEYKSVQDAYKTSDKYSHTVCFRAFEHLLDRELISFVDNKGRNQTLEYRPVKLLVSSRELAQSLKLNTTCPAVLQKLLDRERIM from the exons ATGGCGGCGGCTACCTCCGTGGCAAGTCGAGCGCAGGCCGTGCTCCGCGGCAGGCTCTGCGACCAGGCCGTCGTCCACGCCGCCCTCAGGTCCTCACCGGACACCAACTACAG TAAGCTGAAGTACCTCGTCGCCAGCTCCGTCTCCGAGGCCTGCAACAACTCCGTCCTGCTTCTTGGCCCCCGCGGCTGCGGAAAAGCCGCG GTGGTCGACATGGTTCTAGATGATCTGAGAAAGGAGCATCCTGACGCAATATCTGTG ATAAGACTGAATGGGATGCTACATACCGATGATAACTGTGCCATGAAG GAAATTGTGAGGCAGCTTTGTTTGGAGCATCAATTATCATTTTCCAAAATG GCTTCTTCAGATGACAACACTGAATTCATGATTGACATGTTACG GGAGTGTGGACTAGCTCACAAGACGATAATTTTTGTCCTAGAAGAGTTTGACCTTTTTGCTCAG GGGAAGCAGAGGTTACTCTATAGCTTACTTGATGCAATGCAGTCTCTCACCTCACAAGCTGTTGTTATCGGTGTGAGTTGCCGATTG GATGCAGATCAACTCCTGGAAAAAAGGGTTAGGTCCCGGTTCTCTCATAGAAAGCTTCTGTTTGTTCCTTCTTCAGTCGATAGCTTACGGAG ATTAATGGAGCAATTGCTAACCCTTCCCGAAGATTCTCCCTTACTGACGAAGTATATCATGGAGTATAATGCACGGGTAACT AGCATTTTTAATGACAAAAAGTTCAAAGGAGTTCTCAACTCCCTCACGGATGCCGACGCAACAACGAGCCACATCCTTAGATTTCT TTTCAGAGTGGTGTCATACATGGACATGGATTCTGGACTTCTGTCAATGCAAAGCTTCATGAATGCGCTATCTTCCATGCAGAGGCAGCCTAAGATGGACAGTCTGCAAG ATCTCTCCATTTTGGAATTGTACATTCTTGTCTGCATGAATAGGCTAGAAGATAAGGAGCACAGTTCATACAACTTCATCAATATAATGAAAG AGTACAAATCTGTACAGGATGCCTACAAAACTTCTGATAAATATTCACACACCGTTTGTTTTAGA GCTTTTGAGCATCTTTTGGATCGTGAGTTGATTAGCTTTGTAGACAACAAAGGGAGAAATCAGACGCTTGAATATCGTCCTGTCAAACTTCTGGTATCTTCTCGTGAGCTAGCCCAGTCCTTGAAGTTGAACACAACCTGCCCT GCTGTTTTGCAGAAGCTGCTTGACCGTGAAAGAATCATGTAA